One segment of Drosophila ananassae strain 14024-0371.13 chromosome 3R, ASM1763931v2, whole genome shotgun sequence DNA contains the following:
- the LOC6497750 gene encoding protein bicaudal C yields MLSCASFNKLIYPTAADVAKSPVEGVGVGLAGSIGSLASLQTLTSVTSMGSGAPSETQSEISSVDSDWSDIRAIAMKLGVKNPDDLHTERFKVDRQKLEQLIKADSAIEGMNGAEYFFDDIMNTTDTYVSWPCRLKIGAKSKKDPHVRIVGKVEQVQRAKERILSSLDSRGTRVIMKMDVSYTDHSYIIGRGGNNIKRIMDDTHTHIHFPDSNRSNPTEKSNQVSLCGSLEGVERARALVRLSTPLLISFEMPVMGPSKPQPDHETPYIKMIESKFNVQVIFSTRPKLHTSLVLVKGSERESAQVRDATQLLINFACESIASQILVNVQMEISPQHHEIVKGKNNVNLLSIMERTQTKIIFPDLSDMNVKPLKKSQVTISGRIDNVYLARQQLLGNLPVALIFDFPDNQNDASEIMGLNTKYGVYITLRQKQRQSTLAIVVKGVEKFIDKIYEARQEILHLATPSVKPEIPELYFMPKDKDLSLAYRTQLTALLAGYVDSPKTPSLLPPALAGQLTPYANNNHLLLNANGGVAVGGLATPTGVCAPTQKYMQLHNSAFQQGQVGTVQAGRPLGVNHNNNYLQVPGGLGGVAGNGQLKPLPMNVSPRNSCSQNTSGYQSFSSSTTSLEQSYPPYAQLQGAVSSTSSSAGCANRAHYSPDSTYGSEAGSVPGGGGGGGARLGRRLSDGVLLGLGNGSSGGAPLLPGSAESYRSLHYDLTGSGSISGSGTGAAGNKHTNIHRAFDFDMKRALGFKAMERTPIAGELRTPTPAWMGMGLSCTSPAPLETADDGGAGAGAGPGMGPGVGNGWRLPAGLGSPYGLSATTGLLDATPVNRRMHLAQHKDIQTLLTSLGLEHYIKIFVLNEIDLEVFTTLTEENMMELGIAAFGARKKLLAAIHTLLASEAACSSMPSSSSSQNSSSPRFSGSAAPGAERRPSNQW; encoded by the exons ATGCTCTCTTGCGCCTCCTTCAACAAACTCATTTACCCGACGGCCGCAGATGTCGCCAAATCGCCGGTGGAGGGCGTGGGAGTGGGCTTGGCCGGAAGTATTGGATCGCTGGCCAGCCTCCAGACCCTGACCTCCGTCACGTCGATGGGCAGCGGAGCTCCCAGCGAGACCCAGAGCGAGATATCCTCGGTGGACAGCGATTGGAGTGACATACGCGCCATCGCCATGAAGTTGGGCGTAAAAAATCCAGACGATCTGCACACCGAGCGGTTCAAGGTCGATCGTCAGAAGTTGGAGCAGTTGATTAAGG CGGACAGTGCCATAGAAGGCATGAATGGAGCCGAGTATTTCTTTGATGAT ATCATGAACACGACGGATACCTATGTGAGCTGGCCTTGCAGACTCAAAATCGGCGCCAAGAGTAAGAAGG ATCCCCATGTGCGAATCGTCGGTAAAGTGGAACAGGTGCAGCGGGCCAAGGAACGCATTCTTAGCAGCCTTGACTCGAGG GGCACCCGTGTGATCATGAAAATGGACGTTAGTTACACGGACCACTCGTACATCATTGGACGCGGCGGCAACAATATTAAGCGAATCATGGAcgacacccacacccacatccACTTTCCCGACTCAAACCGCTCTAATCCCACTGAGAAGTCCAATCAGGTGTCGCTGTGCGGCAGCCTGGAGGGCGTGGAACGAGCCCGGGCCCTGGTCCGGCTCTCCACGCCCTTGCTTATCTCATTCGAGATGCCGGTAATGGGACCCAGCAAGCCGCAGCCGGACCACGAGACGCCCTACATCAAAATGATTGAGAGCAAGTTTAATGTGCAG GTCATATTCTCAACCCGTCCCAAGCTGCATACCTCTCTAGTGCTGGTGAAAGGATCCGAAAGGGAGTCCGCTCAAGTTCGAGATGCCACTCAATTGCTGATCAATTTTGCCTGCGAGAGCATTGCA AGCCAAATCCTCGTGAATGTCCAGATGGAGATCTCGCCGCAGCACCACGAGATCGTGAAGGGCAAAAATAACGTGAATCTGCTTAGCATCATGGAGCGCACCCAGACTAAGATCATCTTCCCCGACCTTAGTGACATGAATGTGAAGCCGCTCAAGAAGTCGCAGGTTACGATCAGCGGTCGCATCGACAATGTTTACCTGGCACGACAACAATTGCTGGGCAACTTGCCCGTAGCATTGATCTTTGACTTTCCGGACAACCAGAACGATGCCTCCGAGATAATGGGGCTCAACACCAAGTACGGCGTGTACATCACCCTGCGCCAGAAGCAGCGCCAAAGCACCCTGGCCATTGTGGTCAAGGGCGTGGAGAAGTTTATAG ACAAAATTTACGAAGCTCGTCAGGAGATTCTGCACCTGGCCACGCCCTCAGTCAAGCCCGAGATCCCCGAACTCTACTTCATGCCCAAGGACAAGGACCTCAGCCTGGCCTACCGAACCCAACTGACAGCTCTTCTGGCGGGCTATGTTGACAGCCCGAAGACTCCTTCCCTGCTGCCGCCCGCCCTTGCGGGTCAGCTGACGCCCTACGCCAACAACAACCACTTGTTGCTGAATGCCAATGGAGGTGTGGCTGTGGGCGGCCTGGCAACGCCCACGGGAGTATGTGCGCCAACGCAGAAGTATATGCAGCTGCACAACAGCGCCTTCCAACAGGGTCAGGTCGGGACCGTTCAGGCAGGACGCCCGCTCGGGGtgaaccacaacaacaactaccTACAGGTGCCCGGCGGATTGGGCGGAGTAGCCGGGAACGGGCAGCTGAAGCCGCTGCCCATGAACGTTTCCCCTCGGAACAGCTGCAGTCAGAACACCAGCGGCTACCAGAGCTTTAGCAGTAGCACCACGTCGCTGGAGCAGTCATATCCCCCTTATGCCCAGCTACAGGGAGCCgtctcctccacctcctcctcggcGGGCTGTGCCAATCGGGCCCACTATTCTCCCGATTCCACATATGGCAGTGAGGCGGGAAGCGTGCCGGGTGGCGGCGGAGGGGGCGGTGCCCGTCTGGGTCGTCGCCTTAGCGACGGTGTCCTGTTAGGCCTGGGAAACGGGTCGAGCGGAGGAGCTCCCCTGCTGCCAGGCAGTGCCGAGAGCTACCGCAGCTTGCACTACGACCTGACCGGATCAGGATCCATTTCTGGTTCTGGAACAGGAGCTGCAGGCAACAAGCATACCAATATTCACCGGGCGTTCGACTTTGACATGAAACGGGCGTTGGGCTTCAAGGCCATGGAGAGAACCCCAATTGCCGGGGAGCTTCGCACTCCCACCCCTGCTTGGATGGGCATGGGCCTCAGTTGCACCTCACCAGCGCCGCTCGAAACGGCGGACGACGGTGGTGCCGGAGCAGGGGCAGGTCCCGGAATGGGACCCGGGGTCGGCAACGGTTGGCGGCTACCGGCAGGACTGGGCTCTCCGTACGGGCTAAGCGCCACCACCGGGCTGCTGGACGCCACGCCAGTGAATCGCCGAATGCATTTGGCACAGCACAAGGACATCCAGACCCTGCTCACTAGTTTGGGGCTGGAGCATTACATCA AAATTTTTGTGCTCAACGAAATCGACTTGGAGGTGTTCACCACGCTGACCGAGGAGAACATGATGGAGCTGGGTATCGCAGCGTTTGGAGCTCGCAAGAAGCTGCTGGCGGCCATCCATACGCTGCTGGCGAGCGAGGCAGCCTGCAGCAGCATGCCCAGCAGCAGCTCCTCGCAGAATTCCTCGTCGCCGCGATTCTCCGGCAGTGCGGCCCCCGGCGCCGAGCGCCGTCCCTCCAATCAGTGGTGA
- the LOC6497749 gene encoding uncharacterized protein LOC6497749, with protein sequence MANTTKQEPPIRNIQMAKCMRRRGKEMATAPSLGPQTGRGRFCWLAMILLLMVVPDFIVALKDVSVMIPQAVKRGSNALFTCNYDMENDTLYSVKWYKGKREFYRYTPKENPAMKVFAMTSGLNVERNLSNQSHVVLQSVPLNISGKFTCEISVEAPTFQTAMVSGEMEVVELPEEHAVVTGIQARYRIGDLVDGNCSIKYSKPAANLTWTINGIVVPPHHIKTYQTERRENSTLESVTSAIHFMVTNQHFLKGQMRLKCTANIFDIFKEEMESVIEEDRPRIMASGRSYDINNYPLDEHTNGERGFEDHNESYLTYYSADNSASGAATAANEIFWRFWPSRLSATLGQMTKLRINRQLAGAAAFFAALVLGPLAHQIINCQYTKPATATATATTGLETGTRRAKVPQKRQQQQQLQHQQMPGSSNRDEKDVTASKAPPFASASTSTSSVKCFYNCQMAMPTENRNLVLHEDDDDGVANIESATAAAPASDIAAAVAAGVASCSIKRLSATLVGSVEGVASWLDQRILMTLRRQPMDATQTRWSAC encoded by the exons ATTTTATTGTGGCACTTAAGGATGTTTCGGTAATGATTCCCCAGGCGGTGAAACGTGGCAGCAACGCTCTGTTCACGTGTAATTACGATATGGAGAATGATACTCTATACTCGGTGAAATGGTATAAGGGCAAGCGTGAATTTTATCGCTACACGCCCAAGGAGAATCCGGCAATGAAGGTCTTCGCCATGACGAGTGGTCTCAACGTTGAG CGAAACCTTTCAAATCAGAGCCACGTCGTGCTGCAGTCGGTCCCGTTGAATATTTCGGGTAAATTTACATGCGAAATTTCCGTGGAGGCCCCAACATTCCAAACAGCCATGGTGTCCGGCGAAATGGAGGTTGTTG AGCTACCGGAAGAGCACGCCGTGGTTACCGGGATTCAGGCACGTTATCGCATTGGCGATTTGGTCGACGGCAATTGCTCAATTAAATACTCCAAACCGGCTGCTAATTTGACATGGACTATTAATGGTATTGTG GTGCCACCGCACCACATCAAGACGTATCAAACCGAGAGGCGGGAGAACAGCACCCTGGAATCGGTCACAAGTGCCATACATTTCATGGTCACCAATCAACATTTTCTCAAGGGTCAGATGAGG CTCAAGTGCACGGCCAATATCTTTGACATCTTTAAGGAGGAAATGGAGAGCGTCATCGAGGAGGACCGACCCAGGATAATGGCTTCGGGCAGATCGTATGACATCAACAATTACCCACTCGATGAGCACACGAATGGCGAAAGGGGCTTCGAGGATCACAATGAATCATATTTAACCTACTATTCAG CGGATAATAGTGCATCGGGCGCCGCGACAGCTGCAAACGAAATCTTCTGGCGTTTCTGGCCATCACGACTCTCGGCAACACTTGGCCAAATGACGAAGCTCCGCATCAACAGGCAGTTAGCGGGGGCAGCTGCTTTTTTCGCCGCTTTGGTTCTGGGGCCGCTGGCCCATCAAATTATCAACTGTCAATACACAAAGccggcgacggcgacggcaacggcaacaacaGGACTGGAAACGGGAACACGAAGGGCAAAGGTGCCACAAaaacggcaacaacaacagcagctgcaACATCAACAAATGCCTGGAAGCAGCAACAGGGACGAAAAGGATGTGACAGCTTCAAAGGCGCCACCATTCGCATccgcatccacatccacatcgaGCGTCAAATGCTTTTATAATTGTCAAATGGCAATGCCAACTGAAAATCGCAATCTCGTGCTGCACGAGGACGATGATGATGGGGTAGCGAATATTGAAAGTGCAACGGCTGCAGCTCCAGCTTCTgatattgctgctgctgttgctgctggagtCGCGAGTTGCAGCATTAAGCGGCTGTCAGCAACACTTGTGGGGAGTGTGGAGGGCGTGGCCAGTTGGCTGGATCAACGAATATTGATGACTTTGAGGCGGCAGCCGATGGATGCGACGCAGACGCGCTGGAGCGCGTGCTGA
- the LOC116654903 gene encoding uncharacterized protein LOC116654903, translated as MPFVERFQQIRNFVMNVCLAEAIQFVQDLSHAICLDFQGLFNLK; from the coding sequence ATGCCTTTCGTCGAAAGATTCCAACAAATACGTAATTTTGTTATGAACGTTTGTCTCGCCGAGGCCATCCAATTCGTCCAGGACCTCTCGCACGCCATCTGCCTCGACTTCCAGGGCCTGTTCAACCTCAAGTAG